The following are encoded in a window of Mycobacterium vicinigordonae genomic DNA:
- a CDS encoding RND family transporter has protein sequence MSSTAGSGEAAKVGGIYDRLGDFVIRYPVLVIASWIAVAAVLALAFPPLQVQAGKHPPNPFPDDAPTMVVGREMAKAWSAPPDDKKDEGGGAAAAPALPTALLMVVLTNEKGMSPEDEGLYRKLIAKLNEDTQDKMSVQNALEDPEMRKLLVAKDGKALILPVNVPGDQNDPATLATYKRVAAIVKQTLAGTDVTPFFSGPLATISDVTEIGQEDVHFIEIATVLSVLIILIVIYRNIVTMFVPLATIGISVATAQGVLSGAAELGLATNLQVIVFMTAVMMGAGTDYAVFLISRYHDYLRHGDDSDTAVKKALMSIGKVIAASAATVAVTFLAMVFTKLEVFSSVGPAISISIVVSLLAAVTFLPAVLVLTGRRGWIKPRRDLTSRIWRISGIRIVRRPRIHLAASLVVLIGLASCMAAVRYNYDDLKSLPDDVDSSRGYEAMNRHFPMNSMTPMVLFIQSSHDLRKPAALADLEQVAARVSQVPDITMVRGLTRPNGDPLEQMKLSWQAGEVGGKLDEASGQIENHGGDLDRLVGGANQLADALAMLRDQVTGAVSSLSGTVAALTALEQMVGGDRAISALDQGARLTGQMKNLSDSLNASTANAENIAAWAGPMLRVLNNNPDCNIDPACVNSRAGLAAMVAADDNGTLVSIKALARNLQAVQQAQTIGQTLAKIQQTLSQASGALKTIKTLQSTMSQAQQGSNALAEGSRALAGGVKELVDQTRRLGSGLNEASTFLLGMRHDATKPSMAGFNLPAAITTREEYKKGAQIFISPDGHAARYFIQSGLNPFSTAAMDQINEIEKAAREATPNTELSDAKFAVAGVPTGLRDTRDYYNGDIGFIIFATIIIVFLILVLLLRAVVAPLYLIGTVLLSYLSAIGIGVLLFQFVLGKELHWSLPGLSFILLVAVGADYNMLLISRIRDESPHGVRIGVIRTVGSTGGVITSAGLIFAASMFGLLTASISTMAEAGFIIGVGILIDTFLVRTITVPAIAALLGQKNWWPSSLGKPTAEAEAITRSRKKKLAMITDQLVRFKLMPDPAKRKPPPRPRTRAEAAANARKRSASRKPSPAARGHAEPRHALPLFDLSGLPTQVTADLQRAGRSTTPVRAANGKKKKKKQDDEYLGHSLPLFGYSVIAHRPVVTAAVNSGAQENLGAE, from the coding sequence GTGTCGAGCACTGCCGGTTCCGGTGAGGCGGCCAAGGTTGGGGGAATCTACGACCGCCTCGGCGACTTCGTCATCCGCTATCCCGTGCTGGTCATCGCCTCCTGGATTGCGGTAGCGGCGGTCCTCGCTCTCGCCTTCCCACCACTGCAAGTCCAAGCCGGCAAACATCCCCCGAATCCCTTCCCCGATGACGCCCCGACCATGGTCGTCGGCAGGGAAATGGCCAAGGCCTGGAGCGCGCCACCGGACGACAAGAAAGACGAAGGGGGCGGTGCGGCCGCTGCTCCGGCACTGCCCACTGCGCTTCTGATGGTCGTGCTGACCAACGAAAAGGGCATGTCACCGGAGGACGAGGGCCTCTACCGGAAACTGATCGCAAAACTGAACGAAGACACTCAGGACAAGATGTCGGTTCAGAATGCGCTAGAAGACCCGGAGATGCGCAAGCTTCTGGTCGCCAAGGATGGTAAGGCCCTCATCCTGCCGGTCAATGTTCCCGGCGATCAGAACGACCCCGCCACACTGGCGACCTATAAGCGTGTCGCCGCGATCGTCAAACAAACGCTCGCGGGAACCGATGTCACCCCATTCTTCAGTGGACCCCTGGCAACCATCTCCGACGTCACCGAAATCGGCCAGGAGGATGTCCATTTCATCGAGATTGCCACTGTCCTCAGTGTGCTGATCATCTTGATCGTGATCTACCGCAACATCGTCACGATGTTCGTGCCGCTGGCGACGATCGGCATTTCGGTGGCCACCGCGCAAGGTGTGCTGTCCGGTGCGGCCGAATTAGGATTGGCGACCAATCTGCAGGTCATCGTGTTCATGACCGCGGTGATGATGGGCGCCGGGACGGACTATGCCGTCTTCTTGATCAGCCGTTACCACGACTACCTGCGACACGGCGACGACTCCGACACAGCGGTCAAGAAGGCCTTGATGTCGATCGGCAAGGTGATCGCCGCATCCGCTGCCACCGTCGCGGTCACGTTCCTGGCGATGGTGTTCACCAAACTCGAAGTGTTCTCTTCAGTGGGGCCGGCAATCTCGATCTCCATCGTGGTGTCGCTACTCGCTGCCGTCACATTTTTGCCCGCCGTTCTCGTATTGACCGGCCGCCGCGGTTGGATTAAGCCACGGCGCGACCTGACGTCGCGGATTTGGCGAATCTCAGGCATTCGCATCGTGCGCCGGCCGCGCATTCACTTGGCTGCCAGCCTGGTGGTGCTCATCGGACTTGCCAGCTGCATGGCGGCCGTCCGCTACAACTACGACGACCTCAAGTCACTGCCGGACGACGTGGACAGCTCTCGTGGGTACGAGGCCATGAATCGTCACTTCCCGATGAACTCGATGACGCCGATGGTCTTGTTCATCCAGTCGTCACATGACCTGCGGAAGCCGGCAGCATTGGCGGACCTGGAGCAGGTGGCCGCCCGGGTGAGCCAGGTACCGGATATCACGATGGTGCGCGGTTTGACCCGCCCCAACGGTGATCCCCTGGAACAGATGAAGCTGTCCTGGCAGGCAGGCGAGGTCGGTGGCAAACTCGATGAGGCATCGGGCCAAATCGAGAATCATGGCGGCGACCTTGACCGGCTGGTGGGCGGGGCAAACCAGCTGGCGGATGCTCTCGCCATGCTCCGCGACCAAGTCACCGGCGCCGTGTCCAGCCTGAGCGGAACGGTTGCGGCACTGACCGCGCTTGAGCAAATGGTGGGCGGCGACCGGGCCATTAGCGCGCTCGATCAGGGCGCGCGACTCACCGGTCAGATGAAAAATCTCAGCGACAGCCTCAATGCCTCAACGGCAAATGCGGAGAATATCGCTGCGTGGGCCGGTCCGATGCTGCGAGTGCTCAACAACAATCCGGATTGCAATATCGATCCGGCCTGCGTCAACTCCCGCGCCGGGCTGGCAGCCATGGTGGCCGCAGACGACAACGGAACACTCGTCTCGATCAAAGCATTGGCCCGCAATCTGCAAGCCGTGCAGCAGGCGCAAACTATCGGCCAGACGCTGGCCAAAATCCAGCAGACGCTGAGCCAAGCCTCTGGTGCCTTGAAGACGATCAAGACCCTGCAGTCCACCATGAGCCAGGCGCAGCAAGGTTCAAACGCCCTCGCCGAAGGCAGCCGGGCACTGGCGGGCGGCGTCAAAGAACTGGTGGATCAGACACGCAGATTGGGCAGCGGCCTCAATGAGGCGTCAACATTCCTTCTCGGCATGCGACATGACGCAACCAAACCCTCGATGGCGGGATTCAACCTTCCCGCGGCGATCACGACCCGGGAAGAGTATAAGAAGGGCGCACAGATCTTTATCTCGCCGGACGGCCACGCCGCGCGCTACTTCATCCAAAGCGGGCTCAACCCGTTCAGCACCGCCGCGATGGACCAGATCAACGAGATCGAGAAAGCCGCGCGAGAAGCGACGCCGAACACCGAGTTGTCTGATGCCAAATTCGCGGTAGCGGGAGTCCCAACCGGACTACGCGACACCCGTGATTACTACAACGGCGACATCGGATTCATCATCTTCGCGACGATCATCATCGTGTTCTTAATCTTGGTTCTCCTCTTGCGCGCCGTCGTCGCCCCGCTATACCTGATCGGCACGGTACTGCTCTCCTATTTGTCCGCTATCGGCATAGGCGTGCTGTTATTCCAGTTCGTGCTCGGCAAGGAATTGCACTGGAGCCTGCCCGGGCTCTCGTTCATTTTGCTCGTCGCGGTCGGCGCGGATTACAACATGCTGCTCATCTCGCGAATACGTGACGAGTCCCCGCATGGCGTGCGCATCGGCGTTATCCGCACCGTGGGCTCCACCGGCGGAGTGATCACCTCGGCGGGTCTGATCTTCGCCGCTTCGATGTTCGGGCTGCTGACTGCCAGTATCAGCACTATGGCAGAGGCCGGCTTTATCATCGGGGTCGGAATTCTGATCGACACGTTCTTGGTTCGCACCATCACGGTGCCGGCCATCGCGGCACTGCTCGGTCAAAAGAACTGGTGGCCTTCCAGTCTCGGCAAGCCGACGGCGGAAGCGGAGGCCATCACGCGCTCCCGGAAGAAGAAGCTGGCTATGATCACCGATCAGTTGGTCAGGTTCAAACTTATGCCGGACCCCGCGAAGCGCAAGCCCCCGCCGAGGCCCCGGACCCGCGCGGAGGCGGCCGCTAACGCACGGAAGCGTTCCGCTTCGCGCAAGCCGAGCCCAGCCGCCAGAGGCCATGCCGAACCGAGACATGCGCTTCCGCTGTTTGACCTGAGTGGATTGCCCACCCAAGTGACTGCTGATCTCCAACGGGCGGGTAGAAGCACGACCCCCGTGCGTGCCGCCAACGGTAAGAAGAAGAAAAAGAAGCAAGACGACGAATACCTCGGCCATTCCCTGCCGCTATTCGGTTACAGCGTCATCGCCCACCGTCCGGTCGTCACAGCGGCGGTGAACAGCGGCGCCCAGGAAAACCTCGGCGCCGAGTGA
- a CDS encoding glycosyltransferase, whose translation MKAVLAVHGTRGDVEPCAAVGAELQRRGHEVQMAVPPNLVSFVESAGLKAVAYGPDSHAQLEEEIFRSFWRVRNPLGVLRPGAEYLTRGWAEMGTTLVSLAEGADIIVSGQTYQGVPANVAEYLDIPLAALHYFPQRVHGHLFPLVPPPLTRTGMRAIYGVYWLMTKGPENAQRRALGMPTTNVSSAKRIVQRGSLEIQGYDDVFFPGLKEEWAGQRPFVGALTLELPTSTDDEVASWIAAGPAPIYFGFGSMRVESPAATVAMISEVCAELGTRALICGGVTDYGDVRVPDNVKVVPEVNHAAVFPSCRAVVHHGGPGTLAAGMKAGVPTLVLWISAEQPLWAFQVMKLKVGKSRRFAGVTKKSLLKDLRAILEPKYLERTREIASRMTPSAVSVQKAVDLIEKKVGQRSATIPARGSGQLQ comes from the coding sequence ATGAAAGCTGTTCTCGCCGTCCATGGCACCCGCGGCGACGTCGAGCCTTGTGCCGCCGTTGGCGCAGAGCTGCAGCGTCGTGGTCACGAAGTGCAAATGGCGGTACCACCGAATCTCGTCAGCTTCGTTGAGTCGGCCGGGCTCAAAGCCGTTGCCTACGGCCCGGATTCACACGCGCAGCTCGAGGAAGAGATCTTCCGGAGCTTTTGGCGGGTCCGGAATCCGTTGGGGGTTTTGCGCCCGGGCGCCGAGTACCTCACTCGCGGATGGGCCGAGATGGGCACCACGTTGGTTTCGCTGGCAGAGGGTGCCGACATCATCGTCTCGGGCCAGACCTATCAGGGTGTGCCCGCCAACGTTGCCGAGTATCTCGATATCCCGCTGGCTGCGCTGCACTACTTCCCGCAACGGGTGCACGGTCACCTTTTTCCATTGGTGCCGCCGCCACTCACCCGTACCGGGATGCGCGCCATCTACGGGGTGTATTGGTTGATGACGAAAGGCCCCGAGAATGCGCAACGTCGCGCATTGGGTATGCCCACGACCAACGTTTCGTCGGCGAAGCGGATCGTGCAGCGCGGGTCCTTGGAGATTCAGGGTTATGACGACGTCTTCTTTCCTGGGCTCAAGGAAGAGTGGGCCGGTCAGCGTCCATTTGTCGGAGCGTTGACTCTTGAATTGCCGACGTCCACCGACGACGAGGTCGCTTCTTGGATTGCGGCCGGGCCAGCGCCGATTTACTTCGGTTTCGGCAGTATGCGGGTGGAAAGCCCGGCAGCGACGGTCGCGATGATTAGCGAGGTCTGTGCCGAGTTGGGCACCCGAGCATTAATCTGCGGTGGCGTGACTGATTACGGCGACGTTCGGGTACCGGACAACGTCAAGGTAGTCCCTGAGGTCAACCATGCGGCCGTGTTCCCATCCTGTCGCGCGGTTGTCCATCACGGAGGACCTGGCACGTTGGCCGCGGGAATGAAGGCAGGCGTCCCTACGCTGGTTCTGTGGATCAGCGCCGAGCAACCGCTCTGGGCATTTCAAGTCATGAAGCTAAAGGTCGGCAAGTCGAGGCGATTCGCCGGTGTGACCAAGAAATCGTTGCTCAAGGATTTGCGCGCGATACTCGAACCGAAATACCTAGAGCGCACGCGAGAGATCGCGAGCAGAATGACGCCGTCAGCGGTCAGCGTACAAAAGGCCGTGGACCTGATCGAGAAGAAAGTCGGCCAGAGGAGCGCGACAATACCGGCACGCGGGTCGGGGCAACTACAGTGA